ATCAGCGTTGGGGCTCCTATTGCTGCTACTGGACAACCGCCATGTACTAACTATGGTAGACGCCACCAGGGCGAGTGTTGAAACAAAACTGGGGCTTGTTTGAGGTACGGTGCGGTTCATTAGAGCATTGTATTAGAGAGTTCCGCGAAggtccgatcagatgcaagctttggGTACTGGTACTGTACCACCATTGAgagtagttcagcagccaccgagaggccatGGTCAGGTTAGAGGTGGTAATGAGTTGGGCTATAGTCAGAGAGTACCGGGGAAAGGTGTTATACTGAGATGAGGCAGCCGGCTTTGGTTTATATTGCATGTTGCCAAGAGGATAGAGATGTTTCAGATATTATCacgggtatgttctttatttataatgtaccttatactgcactgatagatataggatccactcactcctatataACCTGTACTGTGTCTCAAAACTTGGGTATCTTGGTTGAGAGCACTGTGAGTGAGGTGACTGTACTGAGTCCACTCAGACAATCAGTAAGGGTGAATAAGTTGTTTAGAGATGTTCTTCTAGAGGTTCAAGGGGCTATTTTTCTAGCTGGTCTGATAGAACTGccttttggagagtttgatctgaTACTGGGAATAGATTGGTTGGTTAAACACCGAGTGAGCTTGGACTATGCCACAAAAAGAGTTGTATTGAGAACTAAGGAGGATAGCAAGGTAGATGTAATTGGGGAACGTCAAAATTACTTATCGAATATGATTTCTACATTGAGGGCAGAAAAGTTGGTTcataagggatgtgaggcgtatctagcctacatcagtgtttcagattctagggTTTCTTCAGTTAAGAATATTAGGACAGTTAAGAACTTTCCGGATATATTTCTTGAagagctacctgggttacctctGAATCGTGAAGTAGAGTTCGAGATTGAGCTTCTTTccggtacagctccggtgtctatcgccccttgTAGAATGGTACCGAAAGAGCtcgtggagcttaaggctcaaattcaagagttattggatcatTGGTTCATTTTCCCTAGTGTGTCTCTATGAGGagcttgtgaaaaagaaagatggatccatgcgtatgtgcattgacTACTGACAACTGAACaagttgaccattaagaataagtaccccctaccaaggatcgatgatctatttgaccagttcCAAAGAGCTTTGATTTTCTCTAAGATTAAACTCTGATCAGGGTatcaccagttgagagttaaagaggctgatgtgcataagacggtgtttaagactcgttatggtcactacgattTCCTAGTAATGCTATTTGGACTGATGAATGCACCAAcggtttttatagatttgatgaaccaaGTGTttcagccctatctggatcagtttaTAGTGGTATTTATTAACGACATACAGGTATATTCGAAGACCGAtgatgaacatgatgaacatctcaaagtggttctacagattctgCGAGATAAACAACTATACGCCAagttagtaaatgtgagttctagttatgTGAAGTAGTGTTTCTCAGatatgtggtctctgctgaggggattagagtTGATCCTCAAAAGATTGAGGCTGTTTTGGATTTGAAACAACCTAAGACTATCTAAAATCTGCAGTTTTCCAAGACTGGCAGGGTACTATCGATGTTTTGTATATGGGTTTTCACTGATTGTAGCACCTTTGACTAAGCTGCTATACAAGGGTGTgtcgtttaactggactgatgcgcagcaagaaagttttgagaaactcaaggctgtactgactgaggcccctattCTGATACAACTAGAGCCTAGGAAAGAGTTAACTGTcaacagtgatgcatcacatgtcgatttgggatgtgtgttgatacaAGAGGGTAAGTTGGTAGCGtgtgcgtctcgtcagcttaaaactcatgaggtgaattatctaccgcatgacctagagttggccgtagtggtgttcgcattgaaaatctagaggcatcacctatatggtgagaagtgtatcatctatacggatcacaagagccttaagtatctcctcactcagaaggagttaaatcttaggcagcgtagatagattgagctgcttaaggactacgaCTGCACGATCgaataccaccctggtaaggccaatgtggtggccgacgcaCTGAGCCATAAGGTTATAactgatttgagggcgatgttgGCTCGCCTTAGTTTATTTGATGATAGAAGTTTGCTAGCTGAGCTTTAGGTTAAGCCTAtatggattgagcagattaagggtaagcagTTGAAAGATGAATCGTTGGGTTTTCGTTTTTGGCAGGTTGAGAGTGAGCTTACTAAGGACTTTGGACTAAATAGTGAAAGGGTACTTTGTTTTCATGGGAGAATTTATGTAACGAAAGACACAGAATATTGGCAATTGATACTGAGAGAGATGCATAGTAgtccctatgctatgcatcctggtgaaaataagatgtaccgagacctacgttagttatactggtggccaagacttaagcgagaggttaccaattttgtgggtaaatgtctgacttgccagcaggttaaggttgAGCATCAGTTACATTCGGGGTTgttgcagccagttaagattccactttggaagtgggagcgagtgattatagatttttttagttggttacccctcacacccactaagaaggattcagtatgggtcatcgtggatcgattgaccgaGTCTGCTCATTTAATACAGGTTTGTATTGACTACTTGCTACAGAAGATAGCTAAACTGTATGtatctgagatagtgagactgcacaAGGTACTAGTTTTgatcatctctgatagggatcctcgcttcacgtcttgGTTCTGAAAAAAGCTACATAAGGCTCTCGGttcaaggttagacttcagtattgctttccatccccagacagatggtcaatttgAAAAGGTGATTCACATactagaagatatgttaaggAGCTATGTGATTGATTTCTGAAACAGTTGGGAGGAGTATTTGCCATTAGgagaattcgcttacaataatagtcaCTAGTCTAGTGtacaaatggcaccttatgaggcacttTATGCTCGTAAGTATCGCACACCTTTGTGCTGACTGAGTTGAGCAAGTGACGAGTTCTGGGTCCTGAACTGGTTTttgataccgaggataaagttaaACTGATTCAAGACCGACTGAAAGAGACATctaatagacagaagtcttatacTGACTTGAAGCGacgtgagattgagtattctgtgggggactttgtTTTTTTCAAGATCTCTCCATAAAAGAAGGTACTGatatttggtcgtaagggcaagttgagccctaggtttattggacctATCGCATACTAAAACGAGTGGGACCGGTTGCCtaccagttagagctacctcttgAGTTAGatcggattcatgatgtgttccacgtatcgatgttgaggcgctaccgctctgatTCCACGCACATTGTTCCTGTTGAAGAGATCAAGGTTGGGACAGATCTGACCTTTCGGTTCAGATATTGGAGCATAACGTAAAAGTT
The sequence above is drawn from the Gossypium hirsutum isolate 1008001.06 chromosome A05, Gossypium_hirsutum_v2.1, whole genome shotgun sequence genome and encodes:
- the LOC107961045 gene encoding uncharacterized protein gives rise to the protein MQALGTGTVPPLRVVQQPPRGHGQVRGGNELGYSQRVPGKGSTHSYITCTVSQNLGILVESTVSEVTVLSPLRQSVRVNKLFRDVLLEVQGAIFLAGLIELPFGEFDLILGIDWLVKHRVSLDYATKRVVLRTKEDSKVDVIGERQNYLSNMISTLRAEKLVHKGFKNIRTVKNFPDIFLEELPGLPLNREVEFEIELLSGTAPVSIAPCRMVYSKTDDEHDEHLKVVLQILRDKQLYAKYVVSAEGIRVDPQKIEAVLDLKQPKTI